A stretch of Spirochaetaceae bacterium DNA encodes these proteins:
- a CDS encoding phytanoyl-CoA dioxygenase family protein: MIERQAVRPALAAEDWDRLAEAPLPELHGEYPLSDAQVEGFWENGFIVLEEVLDRDEINAYGEAIRDVAMAHFRARRLALSFGGAFLQQLNLRYCSDAVSRFVLSPRFGRIASRLLRAPAVRLYHEQALFKPPGGIDSHWHQDQFYFPFDDTFTMGLWMPLVDCSLDMGPLRFVAGSHKYGNLEGMSISEESKRFFDDFAEREGLEVVQVPDLKAGDCSIHLGWTVHGAPANRSNKMREAMTANYFPDGARITDMSRSPDGLRFVGGLVPGQIANSVMNPIVYSETAAGTEGETK; this comes from the coding sequence ATGATCGAAAGACAGGCGGTGCGGCCGGCGCTGGCCGCGGAGGACTGGGATCGCTTGGCGGAGGCGCCGCTGCCGGAGTTGCACGGCGAGTATCCGCTCAGCGACGCGCAGGTGGAGGGCTTCTGGGAGAACGGCTTCATCGTCCTGGAAGAGGTGCTCGACCGGGACGAGATCAACGCCTACGGCGAGGCGATCCGCGACGTGGCGATGGCCCACTTCCGCGCCCGCCGGCTGGCGCTGTCGTTCGGCGGCGCCTTCCTGCAGCAGCTCAACCTGCGCTACTGCTCCGACGCCGTGAGCCGCTTCGTGCTCAGCCCGCGCTTCGGGCGCATCGCCAGCCGCCTGCTGCGCGCGCCGGCGGTGCGCCTGTACCACGAGCAGGCGCTGTTCAAGCCGCCCGGCGGCATCGACTCGCACTGGCACCAGGACCAGTTCTACTTCCCGTTCGACGACACCTTCACCATGGGACTGTGGATGCCGCTGGTGGACTGCTCGCTGGACATGGGGCCGCTGCGCTTCGTGGCCGGCTCCCACAAGTACGGCAACCTGGAGGGCATGTCGATCAGCGAGGAGTCGAAACGCTTTTTCGACGACTTCGCGGAGCGCGAGGGGCTGGAAGTGGTGCAGGTGCCGGATTTGAAGGCGGGCGATTGCTCGATCCACCTGGGCTGGACCGTGCACGGCGCACCGGCCAACCGCTCCAACAAGATGCGCGAGGCGATGACCGCCAACTACTTCCCGGACGGGGCGCGCATCACCGACATGTCGCGCTCGCCGGACGGGCTGCGCTTCGTCGGAGGCCTGGTGCCCGGCCAGATCGCCAACAGCGTGATGAACCCGATCGTGTACTCCGAGACGGCTGCCGGGACCGAGGGAGAGACGAAATGA